In the genome of Microcoleus sp. bin38.metabat.b11b12b14.051, the window TCACTTGGTGCCGCTGCTAATGACATGGTTGTGGTTGTGGTATTTTGCCGCCGTTTTGCAATGAGTTTCATGCGCGGCCCTCATTTGAACTCATAAAAAAATAGGACACAGCAGTGTTGTGTCGCTACAAATAGCCAATTGTAATATTGAAAAACAGGACACAGCACTGCTGTGTCCCTACAAATAGCCAATTGTAATATTGAAAAAGAGGACACAGCAGTGCTGTGTCCCTACACATACAAAAAAAGAGGACACAGCAGTGCTGTGTCCCTACACATACAAAAAAAGAGGACACAGCAGTGCTGTGTCCCTACACATACAAAAAAAGAGGACACAGCAGTGCTGTGTCCCTACACATACCGCGTTGAAAACCCAGTTTAAAAAGACTTAAAGTCTCCGCCTGACTGAGTTTTTTTACTCAACCAATCCTTACCCAATCTGATTGTCACATCCGACTGCAAAGCACCGGTACTCTCAACCAGCACCTCTCCAAAACCCAAAGACTGGCGAATCGCTTGAGCACCTTTAATGTCGCCGTCTTGAGCTACAATCGTAGTTACGTCTAGGGGTTCAGACCAAGTTCTAGAAACCTGAACATTCCGATAGCCTGCGCGAGTTAAAGTCTTCACAAAATCTTCAACCGCCGATCGATCGCCCGTACTGTCTTGAATCGCCACCTTCAGGAAAGTCGAATCAACATTATCAATTTTCCAAGTATTTTGGCCGAAGTCAAAATGCTCTGCTACCAGAGTTTCGATGCCATTTTGGTCTGGCAGCCAAAAACTTGCCTTGTAGTCCTTAGGATCGCTGAATTTCCCGGGAACCATCAACATCTGTACGCCAGCGCGATCGGTTTGAGTAGCAAAACCAGCCAAAGCCACCAATTCTTCTATACTCAAATTCGTGTCAATGTGAGACTGAATCACCGACAAAATTTTCGGCAAGCGAGACAGCAAACCAACATTAACTTGGTCTTCCACAAAAGCCCGCATCAACAATTGCTGGCGCTGCACCCGCCCGATATCGCCCAAATCGTCGTGCCGGTAAAGCAAATATTGCACGATTTGTTCGCCGTTGAGATGCTGCTTGCCGGCCTTTAAATCAATATATAAATGCTGGCTTTCATCGGTATACTTCATGTCTTTAGGGACATTGAGAGTAATGCCGCCAAGGGCATCTACCAAACTTTTGATACCTTGAACATTAACTGTGACATAACGGTCAATTCCCACCCCGCCGAGAAGCCCGCTGACTGACTTCGCTGACGAAGCCGGCCCGCCGTAGTAATTAGCTTCGTTGATTTTCACCACACCCCTACCTTCAACATAGGTGCGGGTGTCTCGCGGAATCGAAAGCACGCTTAACTTTTTATTTTGAGGGTCAAACCTCACCAATAGCATGGTATCAGTTAACCCCTTGAAAGAGTTTTGCCAGACATCGTATCCCTGATGCTTATCGGGATGGCCGTCGAGGTCTGAACTCAGAACCTTAAGTCCTAAAACTAAAATATTAACTGGGCGAGTCAGCTCCGGCATTTTCATGCTGAGTTTTGCCATGTCTCCTTGAGAAAATACTGCCGCTTCTTCAGGAGTCAACTTTTGTTGCTGGAGTGGCGTTGTGGAAAGGGAGACGGCTAGCAGCGCTCCGGCTGTGGCTGAGAGCATGGCTACTCCAGCCAAACCAAAACCAAAACCCAGCCAACGGCCCCGATGCGCCGGGTGCGATTTTTTGGTTGAAGGTTGAGCAGTTGATTGTTTGATAGGGTCTTGATTAGGAGTTTTTTGAACTGGCACTGGCTTCCTCACACACAACAAAAATAAAAAACATAATGGCAATATGTAGTATCAAGCTGAAGACGCACTCTAATCAATACGGTAGGGGCTTAAAAGAACCCTAAATTATGATAAATGTTTGCCCACCACTTGCTCGGCTACGCGGCTAATTCCGGGCAACCATAGCGGTTGACGCTTCCAGAGGCGAACCATCAGTCCCACAGCAACGATGAAATAGCTGGTTGTCAGCAGGCTACTCATTAATAACATGGGAAGTGCCGGAGATTCCGCAGAAATCGCCACCGCTTCTAAAAGAATATGTCCTAAGAGCCAACTAAAAGCAAGAGCAATTGCCAAGCGGCTGACGGCTTTGCGTTCGGGGCTGCCCTGACGGCGGTAAAGATTCCACAGGGCGGGGAAAAACCCGATGACTGGGATCATTAGTACAAACAGGCTTGCCCGATCGAGTTCGGGATTGTCTAAGGGATCTGTATTTTTCATAATTCGCTACTGAAAATTTGCAGCAGGTCTAGTTTTGGACAAAACTTTATTTGTTAGAGGTAAAAATTCTATCCTAAACCCAAATTCGGAGAGCGGAGCGGGTTTTGCACAAAAATTGTGGGTTCAAGGCCGAGTTTTTCCGCTAAACCTGTCCCCACCGATTATTTACAACTTTGAGCCCCGATCGCCGTATTTTGATAAACTGGATACACCACAGGAGACAGGAGAACAGACTTAGCCATGACCCAATCCCAAAAACAGATCGTTATTTCTCCATCAATATTATCCGCCGATTTTAGCCGTCTCGGAGAAGAGATTCAGGCTGTCGATCGAGCTGGGGCTGACTGGATTCACGTAGATGTGATGGACGGTCGCTTTGTTCCTAATATTACTATCGGGCCGCTGATTGTCGAAGCAATTCGCCCCGTAACTACCAAGCCGCTGGATGTCCACCTGATGATTGTGGAGCCGGAGAAGTACGTCGAGGACTTCGCTAAGGCTGGTGCTGACATTATTTCGGTGCACGCCGAGCACAATGCTTCGCCTCACTTGCACCGCACCCTGGGTCAAATTCGGGAATTGGGCAAAATGGCTGGTGTGGTGCTGAATCCTTCGACGCCGCTGGAGTTGATCGATCACGTGCTGGAACTTTGCGATTTGGTGCTGATTATGAGCGTCAATCCGGGCTTTGGTGGTCAAAGTTTTATCCCGACTATGGTGCCGAAAATTCGCAAGCTGCGCCAAATGTGCGACGAGAGAGGCCTCGATCCTTGGATTGAAGTTGATGGCGGTTTGAAGGGAAACAATACTTGGCAGGTTCTGGAAGCGGGCGCAAATGCGATCGTCGCGGGTTCTGCTGTGTTTAAGGCGAAGGATTACGCAGGTGCGATCGAAGGTATCCGCCACAGCAAGCGCCCGACTCCTGAGTTGGCTGCTGTCTAATCAAAAATTCGATCGCGTCTGGTGAATTACTAATCAGAAAAGTGTTTGCACTTAGGACGAATAGTTTTTATTAAAAAATGGAAGAGCAAATTCTTCCATTTTTTTGTAATGGATCGGACATTATGTCCGATCCACTACAAACCTATCAGACTGTATCTCCGATCGCAGTGGGAGATGATGTTACTTAGTTGAACACTTATCTGAGTTTGCCTGTTCCACATAAAAAAATAGCTAGGAACAGGCTCTCCTGCCTGTTCCTAGCTATTTTTGCCAAAAGTCTATTGTCAATAAGCATAACTAAAGCCTGTTTGGCGACCTACCTTACATCCATTACATCCGTTTAACAATTTGCTGCCGAACTTCCTGATACTTATTCGCTTTTTTAGTGTTCCCAGACACCAGCCTGGGAACCAATCTTAACTGACGCAGGATTTAGATGGCAACAAAAACTTTAAAACACAGAACAACTTACTTTCTCCTGTTTTTGTCCCTGTTATTTGGAGAGACTGGCGAGAATATTTTCCATCTCAGAAAGCTCGACTGCGCCGGAGAAAGTTTTGCCGTTCATAATAAAGAAAGGAGTGCCTTCGATGCCCAGTTGTTGGGCGAGTTGCACATCTTTCTGAATGGCGGCTTCGGCAGCGGGGCTGTTGCGATCGCTGTTGAATTTATCTAATTTGAGATTCAGCTTTTGGGCGATCGCCCCGTAAAATGGCTCCCCTAACTGTTTCTGCCCTTCAAACAAAGCGCTGTAATATTCCCAGAATTTTCCCTGCTGTTGAGCAGCCCAAGCTGCTTTAGCTGCTGGCAGCGCTTGAGGGTGAATCGAAGTCAAGGGAAAATGCTTGTAAGCTAAAGTAACTTTGTCCTGATGTTTTGCCATAAACTGCTTGACATTATCGTGAGCGCGCGCGCAAAACGGACATTGAAAGTCAGAAAATTCTAAAAGTACAATTTGCTGCGAAGCCGAACCCGTGGTAGGAGCATCCCCGATCGCCGATTTGGGATTAGTTTTCATCGTCTGCAAAAAAGACTCCTGCGCTGCTTTGAGAGACTGCTGCTGCTGTTGCTGGTACGCTTGTACCGAATCTACGATGGCTTGCGGGTTTTCGCGGATCACCTGCAAGACTTGCTCTTTAAACTTGGGATCGACGGAATTACCACCCGCTGACTGGGCGGGGGAACAACCGATAAATACAAGGCAACCTGCCAGGAGTGCAGCCAAGCAGAAAGCTTGCTGGCTGCGGAATTTTCGCCAAATAGTGGATACGTTCATCTTTTTTTTCTGATTCACGGCAACACTTAATCCTACATTTAATTTTGCGGAGTGTCAGGTGTAGGGCAGTTGACTGCTGTGCAGATATTTTTATGTACGAGCAATAATTAGTAATTGGCGATCGCCAATTCGGAGCGGATAATTGGCAGCAGATTTTCCTCACGCCAACAGCAACCAGCGGCGTAATTAAAATTGAAACTCTCGGAATTTAGTATGATATTGCAGCGAGTAGTTTGTAGCAAGAACTTGAATTATCATAAAAAATTCATGACTCAAGCCCTCACTACAAACGCCATCCAAAAGGTTTGTAGTGAGGACTTTAGTCCTTCCGAAATTATTGGCGCTATCAAAAAGGTTTGTAGTGAGGACTTTAGTCCTTCCGAAATTATTGGCGCCATCAAAAAGGTTTGTAGTGAGGACTTTAGTCCTTCCGAGATTATTTACGGCTGTTGAGCCATTTAGCAGCAACTATTCCCAAAATACCTGCAACTACTGGATTGCCCAAAAACTTCATCAAACTCGGCTGTTCTGCCAGCACTTCTCGGAAAATATCAGGGTGATTGTGATAGGTAAACGAGGCGAGCTTGGTAACATCATCAGCAGTCATGCGGCTGGCGTGGTGTGTAGAAAGTCCTAGCTGCTTTTCCAACTGGCGATCCTTCAATCCTCTCTTATCCAACTGCTTAAAGAATTCCCGAGCTACGTCATCGCGTTCGTTCGGCTTAATTTGGGCGATCGCCTTTTGCAATTCCGGTTCTAACTGTCCCGGCGGTAGAGAGTCGTGATTCAAAGAACGCCCGAATAATGCTTTACGCTGATCCGGCGAAGTTCTCTGAGCAAAATCGTCAAAATTTTCGTACTCTTCCCCGGTTGTTTCCGGCATCATTTCTCGATCGCCTTGGGCCAAATCGCTCATAATTTGACGCTTGTAATTATCGCTGCTACTCATGATGTTTTTTTCCCATCTACAAAAGTTTTTCGTATCGCACAGAAAATTATTTCCTGCCAAAAACTGCGGAATATTAAGCCGCCACGCGGCTAGGATTTAAGCTTTCCAACCAACTCAAGAATTGTATTCAATTTGATTTGATTGCTGGTCGTACTTGGCAGTTAAAATCAGTTTTTTGTCAGGAGCGTAAACCAAAACACTTACATCTTGGTTGGGGAAGTTGCGGTGGAAACCTTGAGCTAAAGATTTAGCCAAATCTTTGACTTCTGTAGGACGGACTTCAGGGGTGATGACAACTCCCAACTTGTTGTTGTCTCGCACGTAAGCATCCTGAACCAGACCTTTAGCAGTCTTTGTCACCCATTGACCAAAATCTTGACCTGCGGCCGTATTACCGCGTTCTAATTGGGCGTAATAACCTTGGCTGCCACCAATGGCTACAGGTGCATTAGTCGGTTTTTGGGCTGAAACCCCGGGCGTGCACGCAGTATTAACAGCCAGGATCAAAACTAAGATTATGCCCGCAATTATTTTGCGACTCTGCTGCAATAAGCTCACCTTTTTTCCTCCATTTTCAAAAGTTTTTTAAGAGTTGAGAGAGTCAGTTTTTTCGACCCTCTCAATGAGTATTAGGCTCAGTCTATTTTCTTTTTGATCTCGTCTTTGACATCTTCGACTGTGTGGCTGGCTTCAGCTTGTTTTTGCTTGATTTTGCCTTCAGCTTTATCCTTGGGGTCGCCAGTGACGTTGCCTAGGGCTTCTTGAGCAGCGCCTTCGATGTTTTTAGCAGTTGCCTTAGCTCTATCTTCAATGCTCATGGGTTTCTCCTTATCTGTATCTAATTTGACATTTCTTACTTGAATTCATCATAGGTAACAAGGCATCGCCTTGCACTCTACCTGTAGGAAGAAACTAGGGCAAAGCTCGGTGTAGGCTATTTAAAGGATTTAACGGATATCAGCAATAAGGAATAGGGAATAGGGAATAATATATCTGCAAAAGTTATTGTTGAGTTGGGGATGGACTGCTAGTTTTCGGTTGAGCGTTTTTCACCTAAACAGCTAACTGCTCTCATGTTTTGCCTCCAAAAACTCCGCCTACAGACACCCACGGGCAAAGAATTGTTTTTATGAAGCTCAAAATAATTTAAAATGTTTGATAGCAGTTCTCACAAAGATGAGGTATGTATGGTAATGGGTAATTGGAACGACACCAACTTTTAAACGAGCCAAGCTTTTTATTGATTGCCTTTTTCTTTGATTAGCGATTACCCCAAACGTCCGCGAATCTTTCTGAGACTAGGCTATATTTAATTATTATTTTTATTAAGCTAAAGTTTTTAGCCTGATTTTATGGATAAATGAATGAAGTAAGTATTTTTTTTCATATTATAAATCAAAATATGTCTAATTTATTGATTAAAAATAATGGTGCGAACAAGACTGTATCTTACCCACACCCAGAACCAAACGGTATTAGTTTTAATCTAGCTTTTGATGACATTCTTCGTCTATTTTGTGCTGAAGTTCTTCCTTCAACTGCTCGACTGCACGCAGAGTTTGAGCATTTTCTTGTTTGTGCTGGCTCAGGGCTTTTTCCGTTACCTCACCGAGCAATTTTTCCCTGGATTTTGGTAGCGTGACCTGAGAGTCGCTGACTGTCGGGGTCGCGTTTTCTTCAATATTCATTAGTCTTCACCCTATTTGTTTGCAAAATTTATTTTCAACGAGGTTACTAAAAATTGATTAACCTTAAATCAATCGTAAGGGAAATCACAGAGTGTTTCCTCTGCCTGAAGGGATAGAGGGGGGTGGTAAAAGTGTATGACTTTGTGATTGAGGGCACTATACTAAGAGAAATTACGGAGAGTTGAATCTGCCTGAAGCGAGATCGGCACAGGGGAATAGTAGGTGAGTGGGTGAAATTACTTGGTGACTGGCACGCTGCTATCTGGTAAATGAGTTGGGGAAATGAGAGGGAGCGAGGAGAGCGTCACAGAGCGCTCGACGGGGAGAATTTTTTATAGGGTACGATCGCATATAGCAGTTCTCACTCATATGAGGTATTGGCCTGCTCGCTCTCTCAATCCCTCAATCCCCCAATCTAAAATCTAAAATCTAAAATCTAAAATCTAAACCTGTACCTCATATGAGTGAGAAAGGGTATAAGTGGGTGCTGCGGTTTGTTGAGTGAGGCTGTTTAGACATCGGTAAAAGCTCAACAGAGAAATGGGCGACAGGTTAGTGGAGAATTAAGTCAATGCAGGGAGGTTTGACGGTAAAAATCAACAGGAGGCAGCAATTCTCAAGTTTTGTGGCGATCGGCTTAAATAATCTGCTAAACCAGAGTTAACCTCCGGGCTAGACTCCCGCAGGATTGAACTAAAATTTCAGTTATTAGTAAAAAGTATCTAAAACCGTATGGGAGCAAAGATCAGTCACCCCCTCGAAGCAGCCGGCCCAACTCGTGAGCCGATCAAAATAGGCGTGTTGCATTCGCTGACGGGCACGATGTCCATCAGCGAAATTTCTGTTAAAGATGCGACGCTGTTGGCTGTAGAGGAAATTAATGCTGCGGGAGGGGTACTCGGACGCCCACTAAAAGCGGTGATAGAAGATGGAGCCAGCGATTTGCAGACTTTTGCTCAAAAAGCTAAGCAATTGCTCCTAGAATCTCAAGTGGCAGTGGTATTTGGCTGTTGGACTTCGGCGAGCCGCAAGGCTGTACTGCCGGCTTTTGAGATCAGCAACGGGTTGCTGTTTTATCCGGTGCAGTATGAAGGGCTAGAACAGTGTCCCAATATTTTTTATACTGGTGCCGCCCCGAACCAACAGATTGTACCTGGGGTGAATTACTTGCTGGCTCAGGGGAAGCGCAAAATTTTCCTTTTGGGTTCGGATTATATCTTTCCCCGCACGGCAAATAGGATTGTGAAAGCTCAACTGGCGGCACTCGGTGGAGAGTTGGCGGGGGAAGTGTATCTGCCGCTGGGTTCGATGGACGTGGACGAGGCGATCGCACATATTTTAGCAGTGAAACCGGATGCGATTCTCAACACTCTTAACGGCGACAGCAATGTGGCTTTTTTCCTTCACCTGCGGGAAGCTGGCTTGAAACCAGAGGATTTGCCGGTGATGTCGGTTAGCGTAGCAGAAGAGGAAGTGCGCGCGATCGGGCCGTCCAACATTGCCGGACATCTGGTGGTTTGGAACTATTTTCAAACGGTGGATACACCAGAAAATCGGAAATTTGTCAAGGCTTATCAAGCTAAATACGGGGAAAATCGAGTCACGGATGACCCGATCGAAGCGGCTTATTTGGGCGTTTATCTGTGGAAGCAAGCTGTAGAAAAAGCTGGTTCGATAGATGCGGTTAAAGTTAGGGCGGCTGCTAAAAATATTGAGTTTGCAGCGCCTTCGGGCATCGTAAAAATAGATGCCCAAACGCAGCATACCTGGAAAACAGTGCGGATTGGTAAGGTGCGATCGGACGGTCAAATTGATGAGATTTGGAATTCCGGCGCGCCCGTGCAGCCAGATCCTTTTCTCAAAAGCTACCCTTGGGCGGCGGCACTGACTCCGAAGCAGATTTCTCTGGGAAGTGGGGCTTCTTTGATGGGACTGTTTGTCATCTTGGTACTGATTGCTTGGATGGCAGCAGGCGTCGGGTGGATGGCTGCTGGGGAGATGAAAAACTATGTGCTGGCAATACAGGCAGCCTCAGCCGCGGGGGGGACTCCGGAGGCGGCAATCGCGGCTCTGGTAGATCGAACTCTATTGGTGGCGAGCCGCACTCAAAATTGGCTGATCGGGGCTTTTGTTTTGAGTTCGATCGCGGGAATAGTAGCTTGTGTGTCGGTATCGGCAATTATTCGCAATCTCGGCTTGCTCCGGAAAACTGCCCAACAGATGGCGAGCGGTGATTTGACGGCTCGATCGCCTGTGATGTCAAATGACGCGATCGGGGTGCTATCTTCTACTCTCAATACAATGGCTCAGCAAATTAGCAGTTTGCTCAAAGGTTTGGAAGTGCGACAACGACAGCTAGAAGAGCGATCGCGCGAATTGGAAGTTGCTAAGAACGCTGCGGAAGCTGCCAACCGGGCGAAAAGCACTTTTTTGGCAAATATGACTCACGAGTTGCGGACGCCCCTAAATGCGATTATCGGCTACAGCGAGCTGCTGCAAGAAGAGGCGATCGAACTCGGCGAAGAAGAGTTTGTGATGGATTTGGCAAGCATTAATATGGCCGGCAAGCAGTTGCTGAACATTATTAGTGACATCCTGGATATTTCTAAAATTGAAGCAGGAAAGATGACTCTTTTCCTGGAGACTGTCGATGTGTTGAATTTGGTCGCTCAGGTTGTGACTACAGTTCAACCGCTGCTCGGAAAAAATGGCAACACTTTGAGTGTCAATTGCGATCGCGATATCGGCACTATTTACGCTGATTCCTCGAAGCTGCGGCAAGGGCTGTTGAATTTAGTGAGCAATGCTGCTAAGTTTACCGATAGAGGCAAAATTACGATTAATGTTTGGAAGGAAGAAGGGGAAGTTTTGCTGGTGGGAAATGCCGAGGAAATTGCGGCAACTCCCCCTGGGCGCGAAAATGCTGCGATCGTTTTCCAAGTCACCGATACGGGTATCGGAATGACAGACGATCAGGTGTCGAGACTGTTCGGAGCTTTCGCGCAAGCGGACGATTCCACCACCCGCAAGTACGGGGGCACGGGTTTGGGGCTGACAATTAGCCGGAAGTTTTGCCAGATGATGGCCGGGGATATTAAGGTTGAGAGCGAGTTTGAATGCGGTTCTACTTTTACGATCCGCTTACCGATGATGATGAAAAGGGAAAAAGGAGCCAAGGGCGATCGAGTAGCGGAAGAATCAGTCAATTCTTCCTCGAGCTTAGATACCAGTATAGTCCCGGCAACAGCAAAGAATCTCGTGGAAGTGCGATCGTCGAAACCGCTGGAACTTCCCGATGCTGCTACTGTGCTGGTGATTGACGACGATCCGGACTCGCGGGATTTGATCGGCCGCTGTTTGTCGAAAGAAGGATTTCGGGTGATCTCCTCGGCTAGCGGTGAAGCGGGATTGGAGTTGGCTAAAGAGATGCTCCCGGATGCAATTACTCTGGACGTGATGATGCCAAGCATGGACGGCTGGGCGGTGCTTTCTGCTTTGAAAGCCGATCCGGATTTAGCTAATATTCCGGTCATTATGTTGACTTTTTTGGACGACAAAAATCAGGGTTTGGAATTGGGGGCGGCGGAGTATTTGAGAAAGCCTTTGGATTACAAGCACTTTGCTGATTTACTAAGTAAATATCAGCGTCCGTGACAGTTGATAGTTGACCTGGGACAGTTGACAACAGTTGACCTGGGACAGTTGATAGTTGACCTGGGACAGTTGACAACAGTTGACAGTTGACCTGGGACAGTTGACAGTTGACCTGGGACAGTTGACAGTTGACCTGGGACAGTTGACAGTTGACCTGGGACAGTAATCATTAGTCATTAGTCATTAGTCATTAGTCATTAGTCAATTAGGATCACTATAATAATATGTGAAAAATAGGGATTCAAGATATGATGGATAGAACTGCTTTGCTCGCTAGAATTACTCAAACACCTGGTAAATGTGGTGGACGCCCCTGTATTCGTGGCATGAGAATTCGCTTTCTTCGACATTTTAGAAACTCTAGCAGACAATATAACCCCTAGCGAGATTCTGGCTGACTTTCCTGATTTGGAACCCGAAGACATTCAAGCGTGTCTGCTTTTTGCATCTCTCAGCATTGATTTTCCCAGGATAGCAGTATGATTTTCTGGTTAAATGCTCAATTGCCTCCTAGTTTGGCGACATGGTTAACCGAAACATTCGGTGTCAGTGCTGTTACATTGCAAGAGCTTGGGTTACGGGATGCTCAGGATCTTGAGATATTTAATGCAGCTCGTGCCAACGGATCGGACACAGTTATCATAACTAAGGATAGGGATTTTGTTGATTTAGTAATTCGCCTTGGCAACCCGCCTCAAATTCTTTGGTTAACCTGTGGCAACATTACAAATCAAGATTTGCAGCGCATTTTTACCAGAAAGAATTAGTTTAAAGCCTCTTCCTGATCGGGAGAAATTAAAAGAAAACTATTCATTACTCCAATCCTCTTCCTTTTAGGTAGAGATCGCACTCATCTGTCAACTGTCAACTGTCAACTGTCAACTGTCAACTGAATGAATCGTGCTTTTCCTGACGCACTTGAGTTATTTAAAAATGGCGAAAATATTGTTGAAATTGGGAATATTAAATAAATTTATTTCGAGTATTCAAAATTGTAAATTTGTTCTTCATTAACTTCTTTAGAAATGTGTTATTAGTCATTGGCTAACAGTGAAAAACTAATGACTAATGACCAATGACTAATGACCTGTTTGACCAATGACTAATTAATCTAAAAATCCCATTAAGGTTGAGCTATCGTCAATCTCGT includes:
- a CDS encoding LCP family protein, yielding MPVQKTPNQDPIKQSTAQPSTKKSHPAHRGRWLGFGFGLAGVAMLSATAGALLAVSLSTTPLQQQKLTPEEAAVFSQGDMAKLSMKMPELTRPVNILVLGLKVLSSDLDGHPDKHQGYDVWQNSFKGLTDTMLLVRFDPQNKKLSVLSIPRDTRTYVEGRGVVKINEANYYGGPASSAKSVSGLLGGVGIDRYVTVNVQGIKSLVDALGGITLNVPKDMKYTDESQHLYIDLKAGKQHLNGEQIVQYLLYRHDDLGDIGRVQRQQLLMRAFVEDQVNVGLLSRLPKILSVIQSHIDTNLSIEELVALAGFATQTDRAGVQMLMVPGKFSDPKDYKASFWLPDQNGIETLVAEHFDFGQNTWKIDNVDSTFLKVAIQDSTGDRSAVEDFVKTLTRAGYRNVQVSRTWSEPLDVTTIVAQDGDIKGAQAIRQSLGFGEVLVESTGALQSDVTIRLGKDWLSKKTQSGGDFKSF
- the rpe gene encoding ribulose-phosphate 3-epimerase, translated to MTQSQKQIVISPSILSADFSRLGEEIQAVDRAGADWIHVDVMDGRFVPNITIGPLIVEAIRPVTTKPLDVHLMIVEPEKYVEDFAKAGADIISVHAEHNASPHLHRTLGQIRELGKMAGVVLNPSTPLELIDHVLELCDLVLIMSVNPGFGGQSFIPTMVPKIRKLRQMCDERGLDPWIEVDGGLKGNNTWQVLEAGANAIVAGSAVFKAKDYAGAIEGIRHSKRPTPELAAV
- a CDS encoding DsbA family protein; amino-acid sequence: MNVSTIWRKFRSQQAFCLAALLAGCLVFIGCSPAQSAGGNSVDPKFKEQVLQVIRENPQAIVDSVQAYQQQQQQSLKAAQESFLQTMKTNPKSAIGDAPTTGSASQQIVLLEFSDFQCPFCARAHDNVKQFMAKHQDKVTLAYKHFPLTSIHPQALPAAKAAWAAQQQGKFWEYYSALFEGQKQLGEPFYGAIAQKLNLKLDKFNSDRNSPAAEAAIQKDVQLAQQLGIEGTPFFIMNGKTFSGAVELSEMENILASLSK
- a CDS encoding CsbD family protein yields the protein MSIEDRAKATAKNIEGAAQEALGNVTGDPKDKAEGKIKQKQAEASHTVEDVKDEIKKKID
- the urtA gene encoding urea ABC transporter substrate-binding protein, with the protein product MGAKISHPLEAAGPTREPIKIGVLHSLTGTMSISEISVKDATLLAVEEINAAGGVLGRPLKAVIEDGASDLQTFAQKAKQLLLESQVAVVFGCWTSASRKAVLPAFEISNGLLFYPVQYEGLEQCPNIFYTGAAPNQQIVPGVNYLLAQGKRKIFLLGSDYIFPRTANRIVKAQLAALGGELAGEVYLPLGSMDVDEAIAHILAVKPDAILNTLNGDSNVAFFLHLREAGLKPEDLPVMSVSVAEEEVRAIGPSNIAGHLVVWNYFQTVDTPENRKFVKAYQAKYGENRVTDDPIEAAYLGVYLWKQAVEKAGSIDAVKVRAAAKNIEFAAPSGIVKIDAQTQHTWKTVRIGKVRSDGQIDEIWNSGAPVQPDPFLKSYPWAAALTPKQISLGSGASLMGLFVILVLIAWMAAGVGWMAAGEMKNYVLAIQAASAAGGTPEAAIAALVDRTLLVASRTQNWLIGAFVLSSIAGIVACVSVSAIIRNLGLLRKTAQQMASGDLTARSPVMSNDAIGVLSSTLNTMAQQISSLLKGLEVRQRQLEERSRELEVAKNAAEAANRAKSTFLANMTHELRTPLNAIIGYSELLQEEAIELGEEEFVMDLASINMAGKQLLNIISDILDISKIEAGKMTLFLETVDVLNLVAQVVTTVQPLLGKNGNTLSVNCDRDIGTIYADSSKLRQGLLNLVSNAAKFTDRGKITINVWKEEGEVLLVGNAEEIAATPPGRENAAIVFQVTDTGIGMTDDQVSRLFGAFAQADDSTTRKYGGTGLGLTISRKFCQMMAGDIKVESEFECGSTFTIRLPMMMKREKGAKGDRVAEESVNSSSSLDTSIVPATAKNLVEVRSSKPLELPDAATVLVIDDDPDSRDLIGRCLSKEGFRVISSASGEAGLELAKEMLPDAITLDVMMPSMDGWAVLSALKADPDLANIPVIMLTFLDDKNQGLELGAAEYLRKPLDYKHFADLLSKYQRP
- a CDS encoding DUF5615 family PIN-like protein, producing the protein MIFWLNAQLPPSLATWLTETFGVSAVTLQELGLRDAQDLEIFNAARANGSDTVIITKDRDFVDLVIRLGNPPQILWLTCGNITNQDLQRIFTRKN